The Lycium barbarum isolate Lr01 chromosome 10, ASM1917538v2, whole genome shotgun sequence genome includes a region encoding these proteins:
- the LOC132612843 gene encoding uncharacterized protein LOC132612843, whose translation MNTLSQDDRMHLNHAKAELILYHKMVDTFWKKKANLKRHLEGDENTKYFHNMVKGRRKFLNIHRIYADDQWIEGSENIADAAMKFYQDIFSEENISFDNSILNCFPCLIIDSDNYMLLVDPSMDEVKNVIFDINHNSFPGPDVLISKTEAPQSFTDFRPITLSNISQKVVSKVLNERLAKVLPNLISESQSGFIKGKLLVKNALLAQEIIHDIRHPNKAIPPRKKKVSAILGAAGEDVESVELASYGLRDMAVHWHSTWVSSRGVNTPTPVWQEFVKAFL comes from the exons ATGAATACCTTGAGTCAAGATGACAGGATGCACCTCAATCATGCCAAAGCTGAACTAATTCTTTACCATAAAATGGTTGATACATTCTGGAAGAAAAAGGCCAACCTCAAAAGGCACCTTGAGGGTGATGAAAATACCAAATATTTTCACAACATGGTCAAGGGCAGAAGGAAGTTCCTCAATATTCATAGAATCTATGCAGATGATCAATGGATAGAAGGAAGTGAAAATATTGCTGATGCTGCTATGAAGTTCTATCAAGACATATTCTCAGAAGAAAACATATCCTTTGATAATAGTATCCTTAACTGCTTCCCATGTTTGATTATTGATTCTGATAACTATATGCTCCTTGTTGATCCCTCTATGGATGAAGTTAAAAATGTCATTTTTGACATCAATCACAATAGTTTTCCTGGACCTGATG TCCTTATTTCTAAGACTGAAGCTCCACAATCCTTTACTGATTTTAGACCAATTACACTTAGTAATATTTCTCAAAAAGTAGTGTCTAAGGTTCTAAATGAAAGACTAGCCAAAGTTCTTCCAAATTTAATCTCTGAAAGCCAAAGTGGTTTCATTAAAGGCAAACTATTGGTGAAAAATGCTTTACTTGCACAGGAAATTATTCATGACATCAGACATCCTAATAAGG CGATTCCTCCAAGAAAGAAAAAAGTCAGCGCAATACTGGGTGCTGCTGGAGAAG atgttgagtcggtggagttggcctcttatggATTGCGAGATATGGCTGTTCATTGGCATAGTACCTGGGTATCTTCTAGAGGGGTAAATACACCTACACCGGTCTGGCAAGAGTTTGTAAAAGCTTTTCTATGA